From one Henriciella marina DSM 19595 genomic stretch:
- a CDS encoding D-Ala-D-Ala carboxypeptidase family metallohydrolase — MLYPNVLQARRQLQSGWRWPHFSVAELACRCGGRFCGGRYWHDPVFLDGLETMRAHIGGPLVLNSGHRCPGWNAAVGGAPLSQHKEVAADIQIGQHDRHRLLDGAIDAGFTGLGLARNFLHVDRRARPARWYYPGSEKLWTL; from the coding sequence TTGCTGTATCCGAACGTTCTGCAGGCCCGCCGTCAGCTTCAGTCTGGCTGGCGCTGGCCGCACTTTAGCGTGGCTGAGCTCGCCTGCCGGTGTGGCGGGCGGTTCTGCGGCGGGCGCTATTGGCACGATCCGGTATTTCTGGACGGGCTGGAGACCATGCGGGCGCATATTGGCGGACCGCTCGTGCTCAATTCTGGCCACAGATGCCCCGGATGGAATGCGGCGGTCGGCGGTGCACCGCTATCGCAGCACAAGGAGGTGGCCGCCGATATCCAGATTGGCCAGCACGACAGGCATCGGCTGCTCGATGGCGCCATCGATGCAGGCTTTACCGGTCTGGGGCTCGCGCGAAACTTCCTTCATGTCGACAGGCGGGCGCGGCCAGCGCGCTGGTATTATCCGGGAAGCGAGAAATTATGGACCCTTTGA
- a CDS encoding NAD(P)H-dependent flavin oxidoreductase, giving the protein MSVPSVLSNLRLPVIGSPLFIISNPDLVIAQCKAGVVGSFPSLNARPISQLDEWLDQITSELAAYDKANPDRPSAPFAVNQIVHKTNNRLDEDIELCVKYKAPLVITSLGARAEVNDAIHSYGGIVMHDVINTWFAKKALEKGADGLIAVCSGAGGHAGTLSPFALIQEIRQFFDGPLALSGSIAHGGAVAAAQAMGADFGYIGSAFIACDEANADERYKDMIVNSGADDIVYSNLFTGVHGNYLKPSIEAAGLDPNDLPESDPSKMNFGSGGNQKSKAWKDIWGCGQGIGAIGKRMSTAEFVDQLEQEYNASIAALSTGRAFAPVG; this is encoded by the coding sequence ATGTCCGTGCCATCAGTCCTGTCCAATCTGCGCCTGCCGGTTATCGGCTCGCCGCTGTTCATCATTTCAAATCCGGATCTGGTCATTGCGCAGTGCAAGGCCGGTGTCGTGGGGTCTTTCCCGTCGCTGAACGCGCGCCCGATTTCGCAGCTCGATGAGTGGCTGGACCAGATTACGTCGGAGCTGGCCGCTTATGACAAGGCCAATCCAGACCGTCCGTCGGCGCCGTTTGCCGTCAACCAGATCGTCCACAAGACGAATAACCGGCTGGACGAAGACATCGAGCTTTGCGTGAAATACAAGGCGCCGCTCGTGATCACATCACTGGGCGCGCGTGCCGAGGTCAACGACGCGATCCATTCCTATGGCGGCATCGTCATGCATGACGTCATCAATACCTGGTTTGCGAAGAAGGCCCTTGAGAAGGGCGCCGACGGCCTGATCGCCGTGTGTTCGGGCGCAGGCGGGCATGCCGGCACGCTGTCGCCCTTCGCGCTGATCCAGGAGATCCGCCAGTTCTTCGACGGCCCGCTGGCGCTTTCCGGCTCCATCGCGCATGGCGGCGCGGTTGCCGCCGCGCAGGCCATGGGCGCCGACTTCGGCTATATCGGCTCGGCTTTCATTGCTTGCGACGAGGCCAATGCCGATGAGCGCTACAAGGACATGATCGTCAATAGCGGCGCAGACGACATCGTTTATTCGAACCTCTTCACCGGTGTGCACGGCAATTATCTGAAGCCATCCATCGAGGCAGCTGGCCTCGACCCGAACGATCTGCCCGAAAGCGATCCGAGCAAGATGAATTTCGGCTCTGGCGGCAATCAGAAGTCCAAGGCCTGGAAGGATATCTGGGGCTGCGGACAGGGCATTGGCGCGATTGGCAAGCGCATGTCGACGGCTGAGTTCGTTGACCAGCTGGAGCAGGAATACAACGCCTCCATTGCTGCGCTCTCGACCGGACGGGCCTTTGCGCCTGTTGGATAG